In one Agathobacter rectalis ATCC 33656 genomic region, the following are encoded:
- a CDS encoding helix-turn-helix domain-containing protein, with product MGIKLFLNDYYDLLKFMHDNEVVILDEKVIPLTQQEIATTLKCSKMKINSMFSILQKQDYIEQKTRGKYVLTDKAENIIETIETLQ from the coding sequence ATGGGTATCAAATTATTTCTGAATGATTATTATGATCTTTTAAAGTTTATGCATGATAATGAAGTAGTGATTCTGGATGAAAAAGTCATTCCATTAACACAGCAGGAGATAGCGACAACTTTAAAATGTAGCAAGATGAAGATTAACAGTATGTTTAGTATTTTGCAAAAGCAAGATTATATAGAGCAAAAAACAAGAGGCAAATATGTTTTGACGGATAAGGCAGAAAACATAATTGAAACAATAGAAACATTACAGTAG
- a CDS encoding site-specific DNA-methyltransferase: protein MPTLDWIGKDKVINHHKDVPYKVLERKYSFDESGMHKEDIHSNNMIIHGDNLEALKSLLPQYEGKIKCIYIDPPYNTGNEGWIYNDNVNDPKIKKWLGEVVGKEGEDLSRHDKWLCMMYPRLVLLQKLLADDGAIFISIDDNEKDYLKLICNEIFGANYYMGTIVRATGQTTGQDSSGLGSSFDYVLVYSKSCDYIFGGLPLTEHDLKRFKNEDDRGNYAYDQLRKTGSNDRREDRPNMYYAIINPDGEELYPTATAGYDSRWRVEKKTYNKLVEDDLIFWKKTKRNNEEVWWPYVKYYAEGRTKRPSPLWTEIEGNKKASRDVKSILGVDCKFDYPKPIEMIDRILKIASVGKEDIVLDSFAGSGTTAHAVLNMNKSDGGNRKFILVEMGDYADTITAERVKRVINGYGEGKNAVEGTGGNFSYYELGNPLFMQDGTINDEVDITEVRKYVWYTETNGIEYKEDIQEKYFLGSYNDTAYYFYYEKDRVTILDYEFLTSVHKKEQAYVIYADSCALSDSDLQKWNITFKKIPRDIEHI, encoded by the coding sequence ATGCCTACATTAGACTGGATAGGAAAAGACAAAGTAATTAATCATCATAAAGATGTTCCGTATAAAGTACTTGAAAGAAAGTATAGTTTTGATGAGAGTGGTATGCACAAAGAGGATATTCACAGTAATAACATGATAATTCATGGTGACAATCTTGAAGCCTTGAAGTCGCTTCTTCCACAGTATGAAGGAAAAATCAAATGTATATACATAGATCCACCTTACAATACCGGAAATGAAGGATGGATATATAATGATAATGTAAATGATCCAAAGATAAAGAAGTGGCTTGGAGAAGTCGTTGGTAAAGAGGGGGAGGATTTATCAAGGCATGATAAATGGCTATGTATGATGTATCCAAGACTTGTGCTGCTACAAAAATTATTGGCAGATGATGGGGCTATTTTCATCAGTATTGATGATAATGAAAAAGATTACTTAAAACTTATATGTAACGAAATTTTTGGAGCAAATTATTATATGGGTACTATTGTTAGGGCTACGGGACAAACTACAGGTCAAGATAGCTCAGGATTGGGAAGTTCTTTTGACTATGTTTTGGTGTATTCAAAGTCGTGTGATTATATATTTGGTGGTTTACCATTAACAGAACACGATCTGAAACGATTCAAAAATGAAGATGATAGGGGAAATTATGCTTATGATCAATTAAGGAAAACAGGCAGTAATGATCGTCGTGAAGATCGTCCCAATATGTATTATGCAATAATAAATCCAGATGGAGAAGAATTATATCCTACTGCTACGGCGGGGTATGACTCACGATGGAGAGTAGAGAAGAAAACTTATAATAAATTAGTAGAAGATGATTTGATTTTTTGGAAAAAAACAAAAAGAAATAATGAGGAAGTTTGGTGGCCATATGTTAAGTATTATGCGGAGGGGAGGACTAAACGACCATCTCCGTTATGGACTGAAATAGAAGGTAATAAAAAAGCATCTAGAGACGTAAAGAGTATTCTAGGGGTTGATTGCAAATTTGATTATCCTAAACCAATTGAAATGATAGATAGAATATTAAAAATAGCATCGGTAGGTAAAGAGGATATTGTTTTAGATTCTTTTGCCGGTTCTGGTACAACAGCTCATGCTGTTTTGAATATGAACAAGTCAGACGGAGGCAATAGAAAATTTATTCTTGTAGAAATGGGGGATTATGCAGATACAATTACTGCGGAGCGTGTGAAACGAGTAATAAATGGTTATGGAGAAGGAAAGAACGCAGTAGAAGGAACAGGTGGAAACTTTTCATACTATGAATTAGGAAATCCATTATTTATGCAAGATGGAACGATAAATGATGAGGTAGATATAACTGAAGTCAGAAAGTATGTCTGGTATACAGAGACAAATGGCATTGAGTATAAAGAAGATATACAGGAAAAGTATTTTCTTGGTTCATATAATGATACAGCCTATTATTTTTATTATGAAAAAGATAGGGTAACAATACTTGATTATGAATTTTTGACAAGTGTACATAAGAAAGAACAGGCATATGTTATATATGCGGATTCCTGTGCATTGTCAGATAGTGATTTACAAAAATGGAATATCACATTTAAGAAAATACCAAGAGATATTGAACATATCTAG